The sequence below is a genomic window from Actinokineospora baliensis.
AGGCAGGCATCGATTACTCCCCAGGTGTGATGTATCGAACCCGGGGCCCTCATCTTGACCTCACGCGCTTGCGTTTGGTGGTCGTGGTCGGGTCTACTCTGTGGGCATTCCATCCTGAGCGGCCGAGAGACCTGGCTCGATGACGCCGCAGCAACCACCCACCGCGGGCAGGTGCTACCGCCAGGAGCGATGGAGGAGTGAGAAACGGATGCCGATCCTCACCACACGCCGGGTCATCGACCAGTGCAGGCGTTCCGTGACGGCGTGTCGACCGATGTGCGCAACCCGCTGATTACCGCGTAGCAGCACGTCTTCGTCACCCCCTCTTACTGGCACCGGACTGTCCTCTGAGGACTTCTGGTGTGCCGTCGCGCCCGCTTGGAGTAGCACCGTGATCACCGTCGAGAACCTCAGCAAGTCCTTCTGGGGCAACACCGGCCCCGTCGTCGCCCTCGAGGACGTCAGCCTGGACGTGCCGACCGGCACCATCACCGGCGTCGTCGGCCCCGCCGGTTCCGGCAAGTCCACCCTCGCCCGCCTCGTCGCGCTGCAGGAACGCCCCGACAGCGGCGTGATCAGGGTCGACGGCTTCAACACCGCCGCGCTCGACCCGCGCAGACTCCGCGCCGCCCGCCGCCGCATCGGCGTCGTCACCCAGGGCGACCTGCTGCCGCAGCGCACCGCCGCTGGCAACATCGCCCTGCCCCTCGAGCAGGCGGGCGTCGACGGCCCGCAGCGGCGGGAGAAGGTCGGCAAGCTGCTCGACCTGATCGGCCTCACCGACAAGGCCGCCCGCTACCCCGACACGCTCAGCCCCGGCCAGCGCGCCCGCGTCGAGGTCGCCCGCGCCCTCGTTGGCGAACCCGGCCTGCTGCTCGCCGACGACCCCACCAGGTCCCTCGACGCCGACGCCGCGGCCGGTGTGCTGACCGTCCTCGACCGCGCCAGGGCCGAACTCGGCGCCACCGTCCTCGTCGTCACCAGCGACGCAGGCGTGGTCCGCCGCATCGCCGACGACGTCGCCCTCCTGTCCGACGGCCGCGTCGCCGAGGCCGGCAACCTGCTCTCGCTCGTGCAGGACTCCACCAGCCAGGTCGCCCAGTCCCTGCTCCCGTCCATCGACGTCGCCAAGGGCGCCACCGCGGGCTACGACCGGGTCGCCGAAACCATCCTCATCGGCTTCGCCGCCGTCGGCGCCCTGCTGCCCGAGGCCACGGCCCGCTTCGACACCACCATCTCCGTCATCGGCGGCGGCCTCACCCGCATCGGCGAAACCCCGGTGGCCCGCTTCCTCCTCGGCCTCAACGGGCTCCGAGCCGACCAGGCACTGGGCTGGATCACCGAACGGGGCGGCGTGGTTCGCCCGCAGGTCGGCATCGCTCGGCCCATCGCTGCCTAGTCGGCTTTCCGGTCTCTTACGTTCGGCTCGCCTTCGGCATTGCATCGGATCCGTCGGCTCGCCTGCGGCATCGCGCGCCGATCCGCGATTTGAGTGAAGGCTCGATGCGGTGGACCTGTTTTGCGTGGGGCCCCTACGACAGCCGTGGCAGGACCGCAAAGCAGGGGCCGAAAAGCGTGGCCCTGTCCGCGCAGGAACGCTACGACTGCCGCTCCCCCACACAAAACAGGTCCACCCCATCGAGCAGTTGGCACCAGCGACTCCCGGGAGCGGTGGCCGGGCTGGCG
It includes:
- a CDS encoding methionine ABC transporter ATP-binding protein translates to MITVENLSKSFWGNTGPVVALEDVSLDVPTGTITGVVGPAGSGKSTLARLVALQERPDSGVIRVDGFNTAALDPRRLRAARRRIGVVTQGDLLPQRTAAGNIALPLEQAGVDGPQRREKVGKLLDLIGLTDKAARYPDTLSPGQRARVEVARALVGEPGLLLADDPTRSLDADAAAGVLTVLDRARAELGATVLVVTSDAGVVRRIADDVALLSDGRVAEAGNLLSLVQDSTSQVAQSLLPSIDVAKGATAGYDRVAETILIGFAAVGALLPEATARFDTTISVIGGGLTRIGETPVARFLLGLNGLRADQALGWITERGGVVRPQVGIARPIAA